In Streptomyces sp. 840.1, one DNA window encodes the following:
- a CDS encoding DUF317 domain-containing protein, with product MTDPEIDIDIDGDVYVFPRYLAGSSAIDDPGLEPLMQLGWALTHDDLGNTHLNAPDHKVRLGFLPEGDDDGLWRINAYVDRFGPPAWGVSFNDACPNEFVAAFTTALAQAYQDGPEHYLARPDPTDPELDAFNALAPLINRGWKAQHLRWGVLGLQTPDGMAGLEYTTGRLDAEKELTTLQARWYMWGGPKNGYARWYATASTNTPTPLVKAITQSVSDPAPLPRWKDFLSRGLRDHAQLVPVTPPPPPVPTPLDVHRTAPRRRPALTTRSVPRWSTTTTPSATVPARPSRPRR from the coding sequence TTGACCGATCCCGAAATCGACATCGACATCGACGGCGACGTCTACGTCTTCCCCCGCTACCTGGCTGGATCCTCCGCCATCGACGACCCAGGTCTTGAGCCCCTGATGCAGCTCGGCTGGGCGCTGACCCACGACGACCTCGGCAACACCCATCTCAACGCCCCCGACCACAAGGTCCGCCTCGGCTTCCTGCCCGAAGGCGACGACGACGGACTATGGCGGATCAACGCCTATGTGGACCGCTTCGGGCCGCCCGCCTGGGGAGTCAGCTTCAACGACGCCTGCCCCAATGAATTCGTCGCCGCCTTCACCACGGCCCTGGCCCAGGCATACCAGGACGGGCCCGAGCACTACCTCGCCCGACCCGACCCTACGGATCCCGAACTCGACGCCTTCAACGCGCTAGCCCCTCTCATCAACCGAGGCTGGAAGGCCCAGCATCTGCGGTGGGGCGTGTTGGGACTACAGACCCCGGACGGGATGGCCGGCCTGGAGTACACCACCGGCCGGCTCGACGCGGAGAAGGAACTCACCACGCTGCAGGCCCGCTGGTACATGTGGGGCGGCCCGAAGAACGGATACGCCCGCTGGTACGCCACCGCCTCCACCAACACCCCGACCCCGCTGGTGAAGGCCATCACCCAGAGCGTGTCCGACCCCGCGCCGCTGCCGCGCTGGAAGGACTTCCTGTCGCGCGGACTGCGTGATCACGCCCAGCTCGTGCCCGTCACGCCACCGCCGCCCCCGGTGCCCACACCTCTTGACGTCCACCGCACCGCGCCGAGACGGCGTCCCGCGCTGACCACGCGCAGCGTCCCGCGCTGGAGCACCACGACGACCCCGTCGGCGACCGTGCCCGCGCGTCCCTCCAGGCCGCGCCGCTGA
- a CDS encoding DUF6112 family protein: protein MPIPLADRAVVFLAYDPGISPKGGGLPGLAVLKNVVNSINLFGIVAVVGALAVSLGVWAWGHHTGGHQAEANGKKGATVAAGAALGLGAANGIVAFFSNLGSQIH, encoded by the coding sequence ATACCCATACCTCTTGCAGACCGCGCCGTCGTCTTCCTCGCCTACGACCCAGGCATCTCCCCCAAGGGCGGCGGCCTCCCCGGCCTGGCCGTGCTGAAGAACGTCGTCAACTCGATCAATCTCTTCGGCATCGTGGCCGTCGTCGGCGCTCTGGCCGTGTCCCTCGGCGTGTGGGCCTGGGGCCACCACACCGGTGGCCACCAGGCCGAGGCCAACGGAAAGAAAGGTGCGACCGTGGCCGCCGGCGCCGCGCTCGGCCTCGGCGCCGCCAACGGAATCGTGGCGTTCTTCAGCAACCTGGGGTCGCAGATCCACTGA
- a CDS encoding SH3 domain-containing protein, which yields MRIHRVATAAAVCAAVALPAVTATAAHAAVPGTVAVSTSCHKTGPYEMHGTSAVTIRSKASSNSTAVGVLYRRHKFTVHKKTKTGSWVHITDKKTGVAGWVSGTYVYRTVYMCLD from the coding sequence GTGCGCATTCATCGCGTTGCCACTGCCGCAGCGGTCTGTGCGGCCGTAGCGCTGCCCGCCGTCACCGCTACGGCCGCCCACGCCGCAGTTCCAGGCACCGTCGCTGTCTCCACCTCGTGTCACAAGACAGGCCCTTACGAGATGCACGGGACTAGCGCGGTCACCATCCGCTCGAAGGCGTCGTCGAATTCGACCGCCGTCGGAGTTCTCTACCGGCGCCACAAGTTCACCGTCCACAAGAAGACCAAGACCGGCTCGTGGGTCCACATCACGGACAAGAAGACCGGTGTAGCGGGCTGGGTGTCCGGCACGTACGTCTACCGGACCGTCTATATGTGCCTGGACTAA
- a CDS encoding helix-turn-helix domain-containing protein: protein MATTAPPPSALHDLSGVTKTLDLLAPRWSVWVLMTLSSQTLRYAEIKPRLPWLADGQLHPRLRHLTSAGAVERTEYAPRHVTYGLTSRGAALMPVLATIASWGDTYLEKDLVANKTTGEMESERIPPAQNIDDALALIAPRHATPILWSLQARGSATAKALAAEAMPGYGLTAVYKPLERLAADGLITASGSGDYQLSASGRALSPVFQAISAWAAAPSAETDTRRSRGQGPAPSQNRSGPWATTPSRRPTPAAPAVRSAGPALTTTAPNGPTWKAGDLFSHQIPARPVSPTGGPRR, encoded by the coding sequence TTGGCCACCACCGCGCCGCCCCCCTCCGCATTGCACGACCTCTCCGGCGTCACCAAGACCCTGGATCTCCTCGCCCCGCGCTGGAGCGTGTGGGTGCTGATGACCCTCTCCTCGCAGACGCTGCGCTACGCCGAGATCAAGCCCCGGCTCCCGTGGCTCGCGGACGGCCAGCTCCACCCCCGGCTGCGCCACCTCACCAGCGCCGGCGCGGTCGAGCGCACGGAGTACGCCCCGCGCCACGTCACCTACGGCCTCACCAGCCGTGGCGCCGCGCTGATGCCGGTCCTCGCCACGATCGCGTCCTGGGGCGACACGTATCTGGAGAAGGACCTGGTCGCCAACAAGACCACCGGCGAGATGGAGTCCGAGCGGATTCCGCCGGCCCAGAACATCGACGATGCGCTCGCCCTGATCGCGCCGCGCCACGCCACCCCGATCCTGTGGTCCCTGCAGGCCAGGGGCAGCGCGACCGCCAAGGCCCTGGCCGCCGAAGCCATGCCCGGCTACGGGCTGACCGCCGTCTACAAGCCGCTGGAGCGCCTGGCCGCCGATGGCCTCATCACGGCCAGCGGCTCCGGCGACTACCAGCTGTCCGCCAGCGGCCGGGCACTTTCCCCCGTCTTCCAGGCGATCTCCGCCTGGGCCGCCGCCCCGTCCGCCGAGACTGATACCCGTCGGTCTCGGGGGCAGGGCCCGGCCCCGTCGCAGAACCGTTCCGGCCCCTGGGCGACCACTCCGTCGCGGCGTCCGACACCTGCGGCACCCGCAGTACGGTCCGCCGGCCCCGCCCTGACCACCACGGCCCCGAACGGCCCGACATGGAAAGCGGGCGACCTCTTCTCCCACCAGATACCCGCCCGGCCGGTCTCCCCGACAGGAGGCCCGCGCCGATGA
- a CDS encoding GNAT family N-acetyltransferase produces the protein MTAADGDLVAAFHAQCSEAHLLRRWGRTSLLPRDLARLLDQARCWIGLGADGRPLALVCVGPVSREPGVADLGLQVADDHHRQGIGTALAWQASAVARARGAHTLTAFTQASNTAMLRLMNRLGPARHTRDGAYVEVRVALDASAPGPEIPPP, from the coding sequence GTGACGGCGGCGGACGGGGACCTGGTCGCCGCCTTCCACGCGCAGTGCTCCGAGGCACACCTGCTGCGCCGCTGGGGCCGAACCAGCCTCCTGCCGCGTGACCTGGCACGGCTGCTCGACCAGGCGAGATGCTGGATCGGACTCGGCGCTGACGGGCGGCCACTGGCCCTCGTCTGCGTCGGGCCCGTCAGCCGGGAGCCAGGCGTCGCCGACCTGGGACTGCAAGTCGCCGACGACCACCACCGCCAGGGCATCGGCACGGCCCTCGCCTGGCAGGCGTCAGCCGTCGCCCGCGCACGCGGAGCGCACACCCTCACTGCGTTCACGCAGGCATCCAACACGGCCATGCTCCGCCTCATGAACAGGCTGGGCCCGGCCCGGCACACCCGCGACGGCGCGTACGTCGAGGTCCGCGTCGCTCTGGACGCGTCCGCTCCCGGTCCAGAAATCCCTCCGCCCTGA
- a CDS encoding SpaA isopeptide-forming pilin-related protein — translation MRIRSVRTLPAAVAVAATVTGSLAWAPTASAQSPDPTPSTSTSSTPRNAAETESGGVAILKKDPGGDVLAGVAFTLFDSAGKEAASGKTNAQGQLALKDLAPGVYRLKETSSGSPLHDTVDDQDVIITPGAYTPLTIVDPFKDASVLLKAKDDKTGKLLPGSTVNIGSGDKTLLTLTTGSNGTASGKLPLNSRASSDFWVKQVKAPAGYEIYKPSKAFKAKPGDPVTVTVTNAKAATTPSPKEKPTDKPSDRPTPDKSGKDENTPTPTASTSATDTPTTDETASSTAAPTPAGSLAHTGADATPWLIGGAGVLIAAGGGALFAVRRRRTDDFTDEN, via the coding sequence TTGCGCATCCGCTCCGTTCGCACCCTTCCAGCCGCTGTCGCCGTCGCCGCCACGGTGACCGGCAGCCTGGCCTGGGCGCCTACCGCCTCGGCCCAGAGCCCCGATCCCACCCCGTCCACTTCCACGTCCTCGACTCCGAGGAACGCGGCCGAGACGGAGTCCGGCGGCGTGGCCATCCTGAAAAAGGACCCCGGAGGTGACGTCCTCGCCGGGGTGGCCTTCACTCTCTTCGACTCCGCAGGAAAGGAGGCCGCCAGCGGCAAGACCAACGCCCAGGGGCAGCTCGCCCTGAAAGACCTCGCTCCCGGCGTCTACCGCCTCAAGGAGACCTCCAGCGGCAGCCCGTTGCATGACACTGTCGACGACCAGGACGTGATCATCACTCCCGGCGCTTACACGCCGCTGACGATCGTGGATCCGTTCAAGGACGCCTCGGTCCTGCTGAAGGCCAAGGACGACAAGACCGGCAAGCTGCTGCCCGGTTCCACGGTCAACATCGGCAGTGGCGACAAGACGCTCCTGACGCTGACCACCGGTTCCAACGGCACGGCAAGTGGCAAGCTGCCCCTCAATTCCCGTGCCAGCAGCGACTTCTGGGTCAAGCAAGTCAAGGCGCCCGCCGGCTACGAGATCTACAAGCCGTCGAAGGCGTTCAAGGCCAAGCCGGGCGACCCCGTGACGGTGACCGTCACCAACGCCAAGGCAGCTACCACCCCGTCGCCCAAGGAGAAGCCCACCGACAAGCCGAGCGACCGGCCCACCCCGGACAAGTCCGGCAAGGACGAGAACACCCCGACCCCGACTGCTTCGACCTCGGCCACGGACACCCCAACCACCGACGAGACCGCGTCGAGCACCGCAGCTCCCACCCCTGCGGGCTCGCTCGCGCACACCGGCGCGGACGCCACCCCCTGGCTGATCGGTGGTGCCGGAGTGCTGATCGCCGCCGGCGGAGGCGCCCTTTTCGCAGTCCGCCGACGTCGTACGGACGACTTCACCGACGAGAACTAA
- a CDS encoding site-specific DNA-methyltransferase: MPFSLHQGDALGVLAELPDNCVDSVITDPPYNSGGRTAKERTSRSAKQKYTSADAGHELPDFTGENMDQRSYGFWLTQIMTEAHRLTKVGGTALLFTDWRQLPITTDAIQAAGWLWRGVLAWHKPQARPQKGRFTQNCEFIIWASNGPIDAARNPVYLPGLYSASQPSGKARQHITQKPVSVMRELVQIAPPGGTVLDFTCGSGSTGVAALLEGRDFIGVEKSQTYAEIAADRLTEALQQSLTQDDLTLTV; this comes from the coding sequence TTGCCTTTTTCCCTGCACCAGGGCGACGCACTCGGCGTCCTCGCCGAGCTGCCGGACAACTGTGTCGACTCCGTCATCACCGATCCGCCGTACAACAGCGGCGGGCGGACGGCGAAGGAGCGCACGAGCCGGTCCGCGAAGCAGAAGTACACCTCCGCCGACGCCGGGCACGAACTGCCTGACTTCACAGGCGAAAACATGGACCAGAGGAGCTACGGCTTCTGGCTGACCCAGATCATGACTGAGGCGCACCGGCTCACCAAGGTCGGCGGGACCGCCCTCCTCTTCACTGACTGGCGACAGCTCCCCATCACCACGGACGCCATCCAGGCCGCCGGCTGGCTCTGGCGTGGGGTGCTCGCCTGGCACAAGCCGCAGGCCAGGCCGCAGAAGGGGCGCTTCACCCAGAACTGTGAATTCATCATCTGGGCCAGCAACGGGCCGATCGACGCGGCCCGTAACCCCGTCTACCTGCCCGGCCTCTACAGTGCTTCGCAGCCCAGCGGCAAGGCACGGCAGCACATCACGCAGAAGCCCGTCTCCGTCATGCGTGAGCTGGTGCAAATCGCTCCGCCGGGTGGCACGGTGCTGGACTTCACCTGCGGATCCGGCTCGACCGGAGTCGCGGCCCTGCTGGAGGGCCGTGACTTCATCGGTGTCGAGAAGAGCCAGACGTACGCCGAGATCGCTGCCGACCGGTTGACCGAAGCACTGCAGCAGAGCCTCACCCAGGATGACTTGACCCTCACGGTCTGA
- a CDS encoding DUF4913 domain-containing protein encodes MPESINPPDDGETEPVRLPDSELESIEASVRKLLDQSAEQARQLDSLASEPPPADLPFGAFGMPGMSGFGGLPSPAAPPEARPILELEGEEYEDELDSLSDWVDDFLVRVYGAEVTTAAPWCEQWQEHADVVAWLHALWLAYQQHTDPEAGPAGLFVWHRDFLTHAMATVRAAGGPLSACMTDPDRSSHRLLPGPPPSNRTTATAEEPEENSEPGQADG; translated from the coding sequence GTGCCTGAATCCATAAATCCCCCGGACGACGGGGAGACGGAACCGGTCCGGCTTCCGGACTCCGAGCTGGAAAGCATCGAGGCGAGCGTCCGCAAACTGTTGGATCAGTCCGCGGAGCAGGCCCGCCAGCTCGACAGCCTCGCCTCCGAGCCACCTCCTGCGGACTTGCCGTTCGGCGCCTTCGGGATGCCGGGCATGTCAGGGTTCGGGGGCCTGCCGTCTCCGGCAGCCCCGCCCGAGGCCCGCCCGATCCTTGAACTGGAGGGCGAGGAGTACGAGGACGAACTGGACTCCCTGTCCGACTGGGTGGATGACTTCCTCGTCCGGGTCTACGGGGCGGAGGTCACGACCGCCGCGCCGTGGTGCGAACAGTGGCAGGAACACGCGGATGTGGTCGCCTGGCTCCATGCCCTCTGGCTGGCTTACCAGCAGCACACGGATCCGGAGGCGGGTCCGGCCGGTCTGTTCGTCTGGCACCGGGACTTCCTCACGCACGCCATGGCCACCGTGCGAGCGGCCGGAGGCCCGCTGTCCGCGTGCATGACCGACCCGGACCGGTCCTCGCACCGCCTGCTGCCCGGCCCGCCGCCCTCGAACCGGACCACCGCCACGGCCGAAGAGCCCGAGGAGAACAGCGAGCCCGGCCAGGCCGACGGATGA
- a CDS encoding C40 family peptidase: MKGIVAGIGVVFLSPLLLSGTAMMMASSSEAATTASFSGCLTGLDTAEVTKEVTKILDGASGKDIHIQGLDLPAEQIPNAQTIVATGLSLDVPAKGQIVAIATAIQESRLRNLSSGDHDSLGLFQQRPSQGWGTAQQIRDPVYASEQFYKHLLKVNGWQQMNVTQAAQAVQRSGYPDAYAQWEDLATALQKAIAKTFPNAGKDEPAKDKDTEPASGAGSCTPGKDGTSFGRIPEGKVPKGYKIPKDADPKARAAIEWAMHQLGTLYQWGGSCTDAHGPDPMKRCDCSSLMQQAYAHADVKLTRTTYTQVNEGKAVSAKNLKPGDLIFSRGTAARPEHVGMYMGEGLVIEAPRTSKPTRITAIKDWDILAARRVL, translated from the coding sequence TTGAAGGGCATAGTCGCCGGCATCGGCGTCGTCTTCCTATCCCCCCTACTGCTCTCCGGCACCGCCATGATGATGGCGTCCTCCAGCGAAGCCGCGACCACCGCTTCATTCAGCGGATGCCTGACCGGCCTCGACACCGCCGAGGTGACCAAGGAAGTCACCAAAATCCTCGACGGTGCCTCCGGCAAGGACATCCACATCCAGGGCCTGGACCTTCCGGCCGAGCAGATCCCCAACGCCCAGACCATCGTGGCCACCGGCCTGAGCCTCGACGTGCCTGCGAAGGGCCAGATCGTCGCCATCGCCACCGCGATTCAGGAGTCGCGGCTGCGCAACCTCAGCTCCGGAGACCACGATTCCCTCGGTCTCTTCCAGCAGCGCCCCAGCCAGGGGTGGGGCACCGCGCAGCAGATCCGTGACCCGGTGTACGCGTCCGAGCAGTTCTACAAGCATCTGCTCAAGGTCAACGGCTGGCAGCAGATGAACGTCACCCAGGCCGCGCAGGCCGTGCAGCGCTCCGGCTACCCGGACGCGTACGCACAGTGGGAGGACCTCGCCACCGCGCTGCAAAAGGCCATCGCCAAGACGTTCCCGAACGCCGGCAAGGACGAGCCCGCCAAGGACAAGGACACGGAGCCGGCGTCCGGCGCCGGCAGCTGCACACCGGGCAAGGACGGTACGTCCTTCGGGCGGATCCCCGAGGGCAAGGTGCCGAAGGGATACAAGATCCCCAAGGACGCCGACCCCAAGGCTCGCGCGGCCATCGAATGGGCCATGCACCAGCTCGGCACGCTCTACCAGTGGGGCGGGTCCTGCACCGACGCCCACGGCCCCGACCCGATGAAGCGCTGCGACTGCAGCTCGCTGATGCAGCAGGCGTACGCGCATGCCGACGTCAAGCTCACCCGCACCACGTACACGCAGGTCAACGAGGGTAAAGCCGTCTCGGCGAAGAACCTCAAGCCCGGAGACCTGATCTTCAGCCGCGGTACCGCCGCCCGGCCCGAGCATGTCGGGATGTACATGGGCGAGGGCCTCGTCATCGAGGCACCACGCACATCAAAGCCCACCCGGATCACTGCGATCAAGGACTGGGACATCCTCGCCGCGCGCCGCGTCCTCTGA
- a CDS encoding ATP-grasp domain-containing protein: MSSRTILVVTTSGPEAQAYRGYCLESVAASYNIVLITPGEPTWEREFISDFEIADPDDAEALAQAGRALADRHQLAGVATWTEWYLTQTARLARRLGLPTSSPEAMEAARNKATARTLFARHGVPSASSMTARTLLEAALAAETIGYPIVLKPAARAASIGVIRVNRAEELPAGFEFASAGAREGIESTDVLVEEYLDGPEVSVECVTHRGHTTAVAVTRKTLGDPPFFEEVAHCVDAADPLLTQVAPVAAAAVKALGITDGVQHVEMRLVNGHPRLVEVNARIGGDMIGHLVSLATGVDLPRAAADVACGLTPDLTSTRSRAAAIRLVYPAYSGTLTERRLDEIVPWLERISFQREVGDRLVLPQDGGDMFTARIGYLITTGASAAIAQARSTEAYRNLAVQVTPA, translated from the coding sequence TTGTCCTCTCGCACCATCCTCGTCGTGACGACCTCCGGTCCGGAGGCGCAGGCGTACCGCGGCTACTGTCTCGAAAGTGTTGCCGCCTCCTACAACATCGTGCTGATCACTCCCGGCGAGCCCACGTGGGAACGGGAATTCATCAGCGACTTCGAGATCGCCGACCCCGACGACGCCGAGGCGCTCGCCCAGGCCGGCCGGGCCCTGGCCGACCGCCACCAGCTGGCCGGCGTGGCGACGTGGACCGAGTGGTACCTCACCCAGACCGCCCGCCTCGCACGCCGACTCGGCCTGCCCACGAGCAGCCCGGAGGCGATGGAGGCGGCCCGCAATAAGGCCACTGCCCGGACCTTGTTCGCCCGTCACGGGGTACCCTCGGCCTCCTCCATGACCGCCCGCACACTGCTGGAAGCCGCGCTTGCCGCCGAGACCATCGGCTACCCCATCGTCCTCAAGCCCGCGGCCCGTGCCGCCAGCATCGGCGTCATTCGTGTGAACCGCGCGGAGGAACTGCCAGCCGGCTTCGAGTTCGCCTCGGCCGGAGCGCGTGAGGGAATCGAAAGCACCGACGTCCTGGTGGAGGAGTACCTGGACGGTCCGGAGGTGAGCGTAGAGTGCGTCACGCACCGCGGCCACACCACCGCCGTCGCCGTCACCCGCAAGACCCTCGGCGACCCGCCGTTCTTCGAAGAGGTCGCCCACTGCGTGGACGCGGCCGACCCACTGCTCACCCAGGTCGCCCCCGTCGCCGCAGCAGCGGTCAAGGCACTCGGCATCACCGACGGCGTCCAGCACGTCGAGATGCGCCTGGTGAACGGGCACCCACGCCTGGTCGAGGTCAACGCACGCATCGGCGGCGACATGATCGGCCACCTCGTCAGCCTGGCCACCGGCGTCGACCTGCCCCGCGCCGCCGCCGACGTCGCCTGCGGACTGACTCCCGATCTCACCTCGACACGCAGTCGGGCAGCGGCGATCCGGCTGGTCTACCCCGCCTACTCCGGCACCCTCACCGAGCGCCGCCTCGACGAAATCGTCCCCTGGCTTGAGCGCATCAGCTTCCAGCGTGAAGTCGGCGACCGCCTCGTCCTGCCGCAGGACGGCGGCGACATGTTCACCGCCCGCATCGGCTACCTGATCACCACCGGAGCCAGCGCCGCAATCGCGCAAGCCCGCTCCACCGAGGCGTACCGGAACCTGGCCGTCCAGGTCACCCCCGCCTAG
- a CDS encoding MFS transporter, whose amino-acid sequence MKTRFGPRHASRPVPTLLRGIYLPRSMDAGALAMSTYGIPLLVLATTNSAALTGLAFALEWIPRLGAFALAGAMTDRYGTTRVFRLASATRAAVVLAAALALPELQGGLSTTITVMALAASTGVLTEFSYIAAETAGGVASRAAGERAHRVQSVLLGIDQGGSLAGPALAGLLLEQAGASGMLTTIAAFSVLACAFAPGEPVRQRTADPEPIVKGLHTGWTTLKSLPALAWLITGLTLSNLAVGLLQAAAPVIVVKQLGHSSADVGVIWSVAAAATLVTVAVCRRAIDRWGLWPVGALSASIAACACLAVSLTHTYTAYLVLIAVLMASEGGMTVVLRTLRSHLIPAEVFGSTLSLTILVLLLPFPVAGILIAAVPPTLLGHVITGCAVLQALGLFIAFARLRTLPGLRASLA is encoded by the coding sequence GTGAAGACCCGTTTCGGACCGCGGCATGCCAGCCGCCCGGTCCCCACCCTGCTGCGCGGCATCTACCTGCCACGCAGCATGGATGCCGGCGCGCTGGCCATGAGCACGTACGGCATCCCCCTGCTGGTGCTCGCCACCACCAACTCCGCCGCACTGACCGGCCTCGCGTTCGCGCTGGAGTGGATCCCGCGCCTCGGCGCCTTCGCCCTCGCCGGGGCGATGACCGACCGCTACGGCACCACCCGCGTCTTCCGCCTCGCCTCCGCGACGCGAGCAGCCGTCGTCCTGGCCGCCGCGCTAGCCCTGCCCGAACTGCAGGGCGGTCTCAGTACCACCATCACCGTCATGGCACTCGCCGCCTCCACCGGCGTGCTCACAGAGTTCTCCTACATCGCCGCCGAAACTGCGGGCGGCGTGGCCAGCCGGGCGGCCGGCGAGCGCGCACACCGCGTGCAGTCCGTACTGCTCGGCATCGACCAGGGCGGCTCCCTGGCTGGCCCCGCACTCGCCGGACTGCTCTTGGAGCAGGCCGGGGCATCCGGGATGCTCACCACGATCGCCGCCTTCTCCGTCCTCGCCTGCGCGTTCGCCCCCGGGGAACCCGTCCGGCAGCGCACCGCCGACCCGGAGCCCATCGTCAAGGGGCTCCACACCGGCTGGACCACGCTAAAGTCGCTCCCCGCGCTGGCCTGGCTGATCACCGGGCTGACCCTGTCGAACCTGGCTGTGGGCCTCCTCCAGGCAGCGGCCCCGGTGATCGTGGTCAAACAGCTCGGACACTCCAGCGCGGACGTGGGTGTGATCTGGTCCGTTGCCGCCGCAGCAACACTGGTCACGGTCGCCGTCTGCCGACGCGCCATCGACCGGTGGGGCCTGTGGCCGGTCGGCGCACTCTCTGCCTCCATCGCCGCCTGTGCCTGCCTGGCCGTCTCGCTGACCCACACCTACACCGCGTACCTCGTGCTGATCGCGGTGCTCATGGCCAGCGAGGGCGGCATGACCGTCGTGCTGCGCACCCTGCGCTCCCACCTCATCCCGGCCGAGGTGTTCGGCAGCACCCTCTCGCTGACGATCCTCGTACTCCTGCTGCCCTTTCCGGTGGCCGGAATTCTCATTGCCGCTGTGCCGCCCACCCTGCTCGGCCACGTGATCACCGGCTGCGCCGTTCTGCAGGCCCTGGGCCTGTTCATCGCCTTCGCGCGTCTGCGCACCCTTCCCGGCCTGCGCGCCTCTCTCGCCTGA
- a CDS encoding DUF3631 domain-containing protein, with protein sequence MTQFPTLIDQVAAAVLAPTEITENPHHRAILDLFVETQDLDRQLAELAAADLPGVSAGEQLDTLTDLLVERMAAGAELSALLSTSCCCALAFEPEPPGEYNPPEDEEPDFDPDFEDFDDFEHLEGMDDFDDLPEEAVEEFLSCPSRPETIVHACLDVFDAHDAPEYVSSAELVERLRELPGHADTRWRYADLNALRLSLILRRSYGVQSHRPRAADGSRYRAFRHADLLAALAG encoded by the coding sequence TTGACGCAGTTCCCCACCCTGATCGACCAGGTTGCCGCCGCCGTACTGGCGCCGACCGAGATCACCGAGAACCCGCACCACCGCGCCATCCTCGACCTGTTCGTCGAAACCCAGGACCTCGACCGTCAGCTCGCCGAGCTGGCCGCCGCAGACCTGCCCGGGGTCAGCGCCGGCGAGCAGCTGGACACGCTGACCGACCTGCTCGTCGAGCGCATGGCAGCGGGTGCCGAGCTGAGCGCACTGCTGTCCACCTCCTGCTGCTGCGCCCTCGCCTTCGAGCCCGAACCGCCGGGTGAGTACAACCCGCCGGAGGACGAGGAGCCCGACTTCGACCCGGACTTCGAGGACTTCGACGACTTCGAGCACCTCGAGGGCATGGACGACTTCGACGACCTCCCCGAGGAGGCGGTCGAGGAATTCCTGTCCTGTCCCAGCCGCCCGGAGACCATCGTCCACGCCTGCCTCGATGTCTTCGACGCCCACGACGCCCCGGAGTACGTCAGCTCCGCGGAACTGGTCGAACGCCTGCGTGAACTGCCCGGTCACGCCGATACGCGCTGGCGCTACGCCGACCTCAACGCGTTGCGGCTGTCCCTGATCCTGCGACGTTCCTACGGCGTCCAGTCCCACAGGCCGCGGGCGGCCGACGGCAGTCGCTACCGGGCGTTCCGGCACGCGGACCTGCTGGCCGCCCTCGCGGGCTGA